The Triticum aestivum cultivar Chinese Spring chromosome 7B, IWGSC CS RefSeq v2.1, whole genome shotgun sequence genome window below encodes:
- the LOC123159922 gene encoding ricin B-like lectin R40C1, with protein sequence MSSQGQKTFKILCRTDEDYCITVRWDDDGGIAVVMAPTNPRDQQQHWYKDTRFSSTEDEDGFPAFALVNKATGFAVKHSSGQSEPVTLVPYEYDPEAVHQSVLWTESDDVGDGFRCIRMVNNIHLNFDALDGVTELQDGTPVVLWEWLEGANQSWKILPWGTDGGLHPALSSECTMRIFCSAGEEYSIAARDGAVCLAPADPNDDLQHWVKDMRHGEDIKDEYEQPAFALVNKATGEAIQHSLEKGHPVRLAAYDPDCPDESVMWTESEDVGDDFHCIRMASNIQLNFDAVHGGEDESVVQDGTTIILFDWVEGDNQRWKIVPW encoded by the exons ATGTCCAGTCAGGGGCAAAAAACGTTCAAGATCCTGTGCCGCACCGATGAGGACTACTGCATCACCGTCCGCTGGGATGACGACGGCGGCATCGCGGTCGTCATGGCGCCAACAAACCCCCGCGACCAGCAGCAG CACTGGTACAAGGACACGAGGTTCAGCTCTACGGAGGACGAGGACGGGTTCCCGGCGTTCGCGCTCGTCAACAAGGCCACCGGGTTCGCCGTCAAGCACTCGTCCGGGCAGTCTGAGCCC GTAACTCTGGTGCCGTACGAGTACGACCCAGAGGCGGTGCACCAATCGGTGCTGTGGACGGAGAGCGACGACGTGGGCGACGGTTTCCGCTGCATACGCATGGTCAACAACATCCACCTCAACTTCGACGCGTTGGATGGGGTGACGGAACTCCAGGACGGCACCCCCGTCGTGCTGTGGGAGTGGCTCGAGGGGGCGAACCAGTCCTGGAAGATCCTGCCGTggggcaccgacggtggcctccaTCCTGCGCTGTCCTCTGAGTGCACCATGCGCATCTTCTGCAGCGCCGGCGAGGAGTACAGCATCGCCGCAAGGGACGGCGCGGTGTGCCTCGCGCCTGCGGACCCCAACGACGACCTGCAG CACTGGGTGAAGGACATGAGGCACGGTGAAGACATCAAGGACGAGTATGAGCAGCCTGCGTTtgccctggtgaacaaggccaccGGTGAAGCCATCCAGCATTCCCTGGAAAAGGGCCACCCT GTTCGCCTTGCGGCATACGACCCGGACTGCCCGGACGAGTCGGTGATGTGGACGGAGAGCGAGGACGTCGGCGACGACTTCCATTGCATCCGCATGGCGAGCAACATCCAGCTCAACTTCGACGCCGTCCATGGCGGCGAGGACGAGAGCGTGGTGCAGGACGGCACCACCATCATCCTGTTTGACTGGGTCGAGGGAGACAACCAGCGCTGGAAGATCGTTCCCTGGT AG